The Candidatus Omnitrophota bacterium genome includes the window AGCACGCGGATGTTTCGGTGAAGAAAGAGGAGCTTTCTCTTGAGGGGGAGCTGGTTAATTTCAGAACAGCTCCGGAAAAATCAAAAAATCCTGCTACTTTCAGGCTTGAAGGCAGACAGGATAAAGGCGGCATAAAAATTTCCGGCGTTATAGACAACAGGATTCCGGGCGAGGAAAAGAGCAAGGTGTTTTTCAGGGGCAGTGATTTTCCGCTGGACGATGTGGGAGGAGCCATACCCTATGTTAAGCTGGACAGTTTCAGCGGTATTTATGACATCGACCTTGATTATTTTGCGCCGGCTTCCTCCAAGGCCGAAGTTAATTTGAATATCAGGATCAGGAATATGAAAGTGAGCGGGGATGAAAAGGATCTTGTCACGGGCATTGTCATAGACGCCGTGAGGACGACTCCGGAACTCGTCATAGAGGGGAAGATGATCATAGGCGGCGCGGGGAAATTCTCGTCCAATCTTGACAATGTCCTCTCAAAAAAGGTGAAAGAGCGCATCGGCTCTGAAATGGCCTCGTCGCAGAAAAAAGCGCGGGAACGCTTTGACGCGTATATGGGCGGATACGAGAAAGACGCCAACGAGCGCCTGGACTCTTTTAAAGACCCTTATGAGTCAAAAATAAACGGGATCTCCGGCAAGGCGCAGTCTTATGATAAAATCACGGAGTCCTATGAAAAAAAACTTGACGGCAGAAAGAAAGAGATACAGGATAAAGAGTCCGATAAAGTAAAAGACAAGGCGAAAGAACTTTTCAAAAAACTGCGTTAGGGCTTATCAGGCAAGAAAGATTTTCTAAGGTTTATCTGCCCAGCGTTTTTTTAACAGCCATGATCATTTCCGTCAGATCAAAAGGTTTTTTTAGAAAGGCGCTGAACTTATAGGATCTGATCTCTTCTTCGGAGGGGCAAAAAGACGCTGATATGAGGATCGCCTTTAATAGAGGGCGTTTGGCGCGCAGTTTTACCAGAAGTTCCAGCCCGGTCGTTTCTTCTAAAATGTGGTCCAGTATCACTATGTCGAATTCGTGTTTGTCCGAGAGAGCCAGGGCCTGTTCCTCTGTAGCGGCGGTGTAAGCGCGGCCCCCTGAGAGGCCGATGAGCTGTTCCATTATAGCCAGTATAGCGCGTGCGTCATCCACGACGAGCGCTTTATAGTGCCCGATAAAAGGGATATTCTCTTTTGGCATATCGCTTACTGCAATATACAATAACTCGCGATGATCTGGCAATAGGCAATTTATGAAAGAAACAATATTATGGACGAGCGCTTTATAGTGCCAAAAGTTACATTCTTTTTTGGCATATCGCTTACTGTAAGGTACAATATAGTACCAGCGATGATCTGGCAAATAGGTAATTTATGAAAGAAACAACATTATATTCAAAAAAGCTTCGTTATCTGG containing:
- a CDS encoding response regulator gives rise to the protein MPKENIPFIGHYKALVVDDARAILAIMEQLIGLSGGRAYTAATEEQALALSDKHEFDIVILDHILEETTGLELLVKLRAKRPLLKAILISASFCPSEEEIRSYKFSAFLKKPFDLTEMIMAVKKTLGR